From Ureaplasma urealyticum serovar 8 str. ATCC 27618:
CCACTTAAATTATTACATCAATTACGATCAGTTAATAAAATGCTTTCGTATGGATTATTTAGTTTTAATGCGATTGTATAATCAAACACATTTTTAAATGAAACTGTGTTTTCATTAGTTATACTTGATGAAAGGATTAAAATAATTCCATGTTTTTTAGCAACGCTTGCAATATTGCGAATTAAAGTATCAAATCGTGTTTTAAATTCACTATTTATTATTTCGGCATATTCTGAAATAATAATTAATTTTTTTGCTAATTTTTGATTTTGGTTCTTTGCATTATAATCATCTAAATTATCAACGCCATTATTTGTAAATAAAGTATTTTCATTATTAATATTATTAACAATTGTTTTTAATAGATTAATAACATTTTCAAAATCATCATGATCAACACAATTTATTGTATGTTTTAGTTTAGCAAATTCTTTTAGTGGTTTTGATCCATTATTAACAATAAATAATTCTAGTTCATTTGGTGATTTAGTATATAAAGCACTAATAATGATATTAGAAATTAACATCGATCTTCCTGATGCTTGTTGACTACCATGAACTAAAATACTACCAACTTGATTATCTTCTAATCATACAACACTTCGTTCTTTTAGCTTACCAATTCCTAAACATAATTTATCATTGTATTCAAGATCATTTAAAATATCTTTAATATTAATTTGAGCGTTTAAATTCTTAGCTTTAGCTTGGACAACTAAAAGCTCATTATCATTATAAATACTAATTTCATACTCATTAGTGTCACAAATTGTTTGTTTCATTAAATTTAAATAATTTTTAATGAAGTTGCTTAATGATAAACGACTAAATTGATAAATGATTTCTACATTTGAAAAATAAGTATTGATTGTATTAAATTGACATTCTAATTGATTACTTTCTAAAAATTGATCAATAACTAATTTTAAATTTTCACCAATTGATTTAAGTTCATGTAAATAATCTTGGCTTTTTCCATCAATAATACTAATTCGAGGATAAAACTCATATTTACTATTTTTAGTTATAGGTGTATTATCTACAACTTGATTAGTATTATCAACTATTGGGTTTGAAACTATTTCTTCAATCTTTTTATTTTTTGATGTTGGTGAATTAATAGGTGGTTCGCTATTAGTAATTTTTGTTTGAATATTTTGTTGCTCAACAATTTGTTTTGCGCTAAATTGTTGATTAGTTCCATGGTGATCTGTACCAAGTTTTTCTTCAAAATAATTACGTTCATTTAATTGATAATCTTTTTTATGATAAGTATTAATATTTGCAATTATTTTATTAATAAACCATTTTTTAAACTTTAATCCTAAACGACTTCTTGTGCCAAATGTGATTAAAATAAAACAAATAATTCCTAATATTATTGACATAATCACGATTGTAAAGATTCAAGCATTAGCACGATAAATATCTAAATTAGCATATCCTACAATCCCGCCATAAGCAAAAATGCTAGTGTAGTAATAATGGTTTTTATCAATTGCTTTTAAAAAATCTTGTGATCAATTAGCTGCTCATCATTCACTTAAATGTAATTTTTTTGCATGTAAATTAACTAATGCAATATATTCATAATTATTCTTGTATGAATCAAGGACTTTTTGATCAATTGTTTGTTGATTTGTATTAACAATAAATTTATAAATTAATGAATGAGTAATAACACCATAACCAACTGCGCCAATAATTAAAGTAAATAAGATTATTGTAACAACATAAAAAACAATCATCCATTTACTAAATAAGCGTTTTCTTGCTTTTTTAATGTAAAAAACAATTAAAAATAATAATAAAATTGCATAAATATAGTATTTAACTCATCCGAAAAAGAATTCTAAAACATTATCTAAAATTGCTCCAGTGTATGGAACTTTAAAAATCGCAAATAATAAAATCAAAAAACTTAAAGCAAAAACACAAATCCCTATAATCTTTTTTTTATTATTAAAATCAAGCTTTGAAAATTTAGTTTTCTTTGGTTTTGGTTTTGAACTTTTATCTTGTGTTTTATTTTCGCTTGTTAAATCATTAGATTCTTTTTTTGATTCATCTAGTTGATCATCATAACTATAAAAACTAATCGTCTCTTTATTTGGTGTACTGTTTTTGTTGTCATTAGCCATAGTATTTACCTCTAAAAAATTATTTTGTTTTATAGCAATCAACTACAGTTGGTAAAACTAAAGGTCGTTTGTTAAATTTCTTTTCAAACAATTTAGTTAATAAACGTTTTAAACTTGCTTTTGTATCTTTTAAAACTAAACGTTTACGATCATCATAAACTAAACATTCGCCCATACGTTTTTTAAATGTTTCTTCAATTTCTTTAACTTGAGCACGTACTTGTGGATCATCATTAACAACACCACAATAATCAAATTCAACATAATTAAATAATTTTTGAAATTGTTTATCAAAAATAACAATTAAATTAATTACTCCATTTTCACCCATTTGTGCTCTTTCAAATAAAATATTAGCACCAACATCTAAAGCATCAAATGAAGAAATGTATTTATCTTCTAATTCAATAACTTGTGGTTTAGGGTTTAAAACTTTATCTTCTATACTAAATAATTCGCCATTTGAAATACTAATAATTTGATCACTTTTAATTCATGAAGTTGTAACAGTAGATGTAAATTTAACTTCTGTTTTATATAATCCATTAATAGGTATTAAATATTTTGGTTGTAAGAAATTAATTAAGTGTTTTAAATCTTCATCTGATTGAGTCATTGGTAAAACCGTTTTTGGTAAGGCTTTATAAGGAATATCTAAACGTCCAACTTCGTCACTTAATTGAGCTGCTAACATTTCAAATCCTGGTGTTATAACAACACCTAGTACTAATTGATCTTCAGAGGTTAAAGTAATATGTTTATCTTCATTATGTAAAATTTTATTTAATCTTGGAAAAAGAGTGTCTTGGTTTTCAATAACCACAATAATTGCGTTTTTTGAATTATTAATTTCAGAAACTGGTAATGAAATTAAATTTTTACTATTAAATAGTTTTAATTTTAGTACACCTACAAAAGTGTTAATGAAATTATTACTATAAACTATGAATGGACGATTTTGTTGTTTAGCAATAGTTGCTAATGTAAAAATACTATAAGCATCATTACTATAACATCCAACAATTAAACGGTTTTTTGTATTTTGTAAAATTGATTCATAAAAACCTTTATTTTTATGATTTGGTGCAGTAAAACAAGGATTGCCTGCCTGACCCATTCCAACAATTAATGCTAAAGTATTGTTTTTAGTAATATTGTTTAAAGCATTAATTTGTGAATCAAAAGTTTTGTTTTTATCATTTGAAATAATAAATTCATCAATATAAACAATCGCACCATCGCTTGTTTTTAGTACAAAACCATATGAATGAGGCATTGAGTTTGAAACCTTAAATGCTGTTACATAAATTGATCCAATTTTTTTATCTGAAATTGGATCTAATTCAATAATATTTGGTTCAATTTTTTTATTGTTAACTTTTTGTTCAAAAATCTTCTTAACAACAATTGCTCCTATTGGGCTTGTATAAATTGGAATTTTATAACCAACTTGTGCTAGTAGTAATTTAATTCCCATAACATTATTAAATGTTGGTGTTCCAATAAAAATTCCTTTAACACGTTTGGCATTTTTTTCTAAATATGAATAATCACAAACAATCATGTTTACGCCAAAAACATCGCTTGTTGGAATTTTTGCACCAGCATTAAAGATAAAAATATCATCGTTAACTTCAAGAACAAAGCAAGATTTACCTCTTTCATCTTGTCCTCCTAACGATAAAAAATTAATTTTAGCCATAAAGCTCCTTTATATATAAAAAATGTTTAAATAATATGTGTTTTAATCTTTTAATTATACTCCATTATATCTTATTGATATAAATATAAATTTTTAAAGAGATTGCTATTTTTTTACTAATTATTTATTAAAGGGGTGATGGTAATGAAGATTGTTCAGCAAACTTCTGATAATGAATGTGGAGTATGTGTTATTAATATGTTAGCAAATTATTATCATAATAAAACAATCGATAAAAACCTTGTATTACAAAAAGCTAATTTAACAAAAAATGGTTTAAATTTACAAGACCTTGAAAATTTAGCAAATGAATTTAGTTTAGATGCTCAATCATTTCAATGTAGTTTTCAAGAATTAATAGATGAAAAAATTAATGATTATTTTATTGCTTTAATTAACAGAAATGGTTTGAATCATTTTGTAATTGTTAAATATTTTAACAAAGGATTTTTTCGTATTTATGATCCAGCTAATCAAATATATGAGTTAAATAATGAGCAATTTGAACATTTATTTTTAAATGTTATTATACGTGTTTGCAAAAATCATAAAATTTTAAATTTTCCTATTTTTAAAGAACCTTATTTAAAATACATCAAAGCATCATCGTTAATTATAATTTTGCTTTTAGAATTATTAAATATCCCTTTAAGTATTTTTTTAAGCAAAACTGTTAATTTGTTAATTGACTTAGTTTTAATAAATGAACAAGTTAAAAATCTAACATATTTATTCATTATCTTTAGTTTGTTTTATATTAGTAGTGCTTTTAAAGATTTGCTAATAACAGTGTACGTAAATAAAATTAGTAATCGTATTTTTTGTAGCATTAATAATGAATTAATTACAAATTTGACTAATAAATTAATTCAATTTTTTAATAAGACTAACTTAGGTGAATTAAGTTCAATTCAAATTCACTTAAATAATGTCATTCATTTTTTATTAGTTAGTCGTATTAAATTATTGGTTAATGTTTTATTTGGAATTTGTATTATTTGCTTATTAGGATTGCAAAATTGAATTTTATTATTAGTAAGTTTAACATTTGGTTTACTAAGCCTTCTTATAGGTTTAATGAATTGAAAATATTTTAAAAATCAAAGCTTAAAAATGATTAATATTGAAAATTCACTATTTATTAAATACCAAAATTTAATCAAACTAATTAATTTTGAACATAACACTGATAAATATAACAATTATATTCATTCTTATAAAGAACAATTAGATGAATCAATAATTTTTAGAAACAAAATTACTATCTTTAAATCAAATATCAATTTTTATTTATCAATTATTAACAATATAGGGCTATTAGTTTTATTAGTTTGTTTAATTATTAATGCTAATTATCAATATAAAATCGTTAGCATCATTACTTATATTGTCTTTTTACATCAAAATCTTAATAATTTATCTTTTGGAATTTTTAATTTTTTTAATGAATTATTAAATTTTAAAAATAGTAAGCAAATAATTGAAAAAATTTTATATGTTAATAATTGTGAAAAACATGATGGTATAGAAATTAATAAAGTATTGGCATGCAAAATTATTAAAGATCAAAAAACATTTGAATTTCAAAAATCATGTTTAATCATCGGTAAAAGTGGAATTGGAAAAACAACATTATTAAAAAATTTTTTAGATTTTAATAATAAAAATCTATTTTTTAATGATTTAAATATAAGTAGTTTAAATTTAAAACAACTAAAAGAATTAATTATTTATCATCCAACAAATGCTTTAATTAATGATTTTAATATTAATTGGTTTGTTAATCAAAATCAAGAAATAACTAATGCTTTAAAAATAGTGATTGCTACAGCTAAAATTGATTGGTCATTAAATAGTAATTTTGAGCAAAACATTAATTTATCAACAGGCCAACAACAAATTTTAGCTTTTTTAAATCTTTTAAAATATAAAAATAAATTATTACTACTTGATGAACCATTAGCCCACGTTGACACTGATAATAAAAAAATAATTTTAGATTCAATATTGCCATTAGTACTTAAAAATAATTTTGTTATTTATGTTTCGCATGATCATTATCTAAAAAACTATTTTGATCAAATAATTAATTTGAATGATGAAAAAATGAATTAGTATCGCCTTTTTAGGATTTTTATTATCATTGTTTATTGCAATCGGTGTAGCATTTGGTTTTAAAAATAAAAAATATTTCAAAACATCACTAAATTTTAAAACCAAATTAACCATGATTAATAAAGTTGATTATGAAAAAATTAAAAAAAGAAAA
This genomic window contains:
- a CDS encoding FtsK/SpoIIIE domain-containing protein; translation: MANDNKNSTPNKETISFYSYDDQLDESKKESNDLTSENKTQDKSSKPKPKKTKFSKLDFNNKKKIIGICVFALSFLILLFAIFKVPYTGAILDNVLEFFFGWVKYYIYAILLLFLIVFYIKKARKRLFSKWMIVFYVVTIILFTLIIGAVGYGVITHSLIYKFIVNTNQQTIDQKVLDSYKNNYEYIALVNLHAKKLHLSEWWAANWSQDFLKAIDKNHYYYTSIFAYGGIVGYANLDIYRANAWIFTIVIMSIILGIICFILITFGTRSRLGLKFKKWFINKIIANINTYHKKDYQLNERNYFEEKLGTDHHGTNQQFSAKQIVEQQNIQTKITNSEPPINSPTSKNKKIEEIVSNPIVDNTNQVVDNTPITKNSKYEFYPRISIIDGKSQDYLHELKSIGENLKLVIDQFLESNQLECQFNTINTYFSNVEIIYQFSRLSLSNFIKNYLNLMKQTICDTNEYEISIYNDNELLVVQAKAKNLNAQINIKDILNDLEYNDKLCLGIGKLKERSVVWLEDNQVGSILVHGSQQASGRSMLISNIIISALYTKSPNELELFIVNNGSKPLKEFAKLKHTINCVDHDDFENVINLLKTIVNNINNENTLFTNNGVDNLDDYNAKNQNQKLAKKLIIISEYAEIINSEFKTRFDTLIRNIASVAKKHGIILILSSSITNENTVSFKNVFDYTIALKLNNPYESILLTDRNWCNNLSGFGDMLLIRNFDNLPLRVQTAKVSNDQFANIINEINSADYDINEYRHETKLTSKTQNFFNKQS
- a CDS encoding ribonuclease J — protein: MAKINFLSLGGQDERGKSCFVLEVNDDIFIFNAGAKIPTSDVFGVNMIVCDYSYLEKNAKRVKGIFIGTPTFNNVMGIKLLLAQVGYKIPIYTSPIGAIVVKKIFEQKVNNKKIEPNIIELDPISDKKIGSIYVTAFKVSNSMPHSYGFVLKTSDGAIVYIDEFIISNDKNKTFDSQINALNNITKNNTLALIVGMGQAGNPCFTAPNHKNKGFYESILQNTKNRLIVGCYSNDAYSIFTLATIAKQQNRPFIVYSNNFINTFVGVLKLKLFNSKNLISLPVSEINNSKNAIIVVIENQDTLFPRLNKILHNEDKHITLTSEDQLVLGVVITPGFEMLAAQLSDEVGRLDIPYKALPKTVLPMTQSDEDLKHLINFLQPKYLIPINGLYKTEVKFTSTVTTSWIKSDQIISISNGELFSIEDKVLNPKPQVIELEDKYISSFDALDVGANILFERAQMGENGVINLIVIFDKQFQKLFNYVEFDYCGVVNDDPQVRAQVKEIEETFKKRMGECLVYDDRKRLVLKDTKASLKRLLTKLFEKKFNKRPLVLPTVVDCYKTK
- a CDS encoding cysteine peptidase family C39 domain-containing protein; the protein is MKIVQQTSDNECGVCVINMLANYYHNKTIDKNLVLQKANLTKNGLNLQDLENLANEFSLDAQSFQCSFQELIDEKINDYFIALINRNGLNHFVIVKYFNKGFFRIYDPANQIYELNNEQFEHLFLNVIIRVCKNHKILNFPIFKEPYLKYIKASSLIIILLLELLNIPLSIFLSKTVNLLIDLVLINEQVKNLTYLFIIFSLFYISSAFKDLLITVYVNKISNRIFCSINNELITNLTNKLIQFFNKTNLGELSSIQIHLNNVIHFLLVSRIKLLVNVLFGICIICLLGLQNWILLLVSLTFGLLSLLIGLMNWKYFKNQSLKMINIENSLFIKYQNLIKLINFEHNTDKYNNYIHSYKEQLDESIIFRNKITIFKSNINFYLSIINNIGLLVLLVCLIINANYQYKIVSIITYIVFLHQNLNNLSFGIFNFFNELLNFKNSKQIIEKILYVNNCEKHDGIEINKVLACKIIKDQKTFEFQKSCLIIGKSGIGKTTLLKNFLDFNNKNLFFNDLNISSLNLKQLKELIIYHPTNALINDFNINWFVNQNQEITNALKIVIATAKIDWSLNSNFEQNINLSTGQQQILAFLNLLKYKNKLLLLDEPLAHVDTDNKKIILDSILPLVLKNNFVIYVSHDHYLKNYFDQIINLNDEKMN